From Desulfuromonas soudanensis, the proteins below share one genomic window:
- a CDS encoding FAD-dependent oxidoreductase, producing MAQVVFSSWGREVVDNRKGGEVDLATLKLKLPERYLDDGKVGAFMGWDGIILLDPETDIVAMAAEYMKRVQQNYCCGKCTPGKKGTRVLQDTLARILAGHGEERDLEVIEELSTLLESCKCTLCMTSAVPVIDTVKHFRDDYLAYIRGERKPKLAASYKEKLTAPCMDKCPAHIDIPAYIEEIKEYRFDESLSAIRRNMPIPAVCGRVCPHPCEKACRRALVDEPISIMVLKRVAADHEWMHHKQPPMVPAPRKDKKVCVVGAGPAGVTCAYYLLLEGYQVTILDMLSEPGGTVAVGIPDYRMPRHLLRRDIEIITNLGGEIRFNTKLGRDVSLKELKEQYDAVFLGTGAFKSKPMGVEGEDEGYEGFSAGGINYLREVALGEPIKTPKRVIVVGGGNTAIDCVRVALREGAEESILVYRRTRHEMPAESYEVDDAEEENVQFEFLRNPTRLIAENGKIVGVEVVVMELGEPDESGRRRPAPKPGSEYVIPCDMVIPAIGQDPDLSYLGEEDFGIKQTRWNSIVTHGGTMMTDCEGVFAGGDCEYGAMTVVVAVGHGRRAARVMSRWLSEGKAFLDEEDAMEDILNQLGVFDDKEQVGILGGLHREHQPKVAGAERAHNYEEIELAMPESQAVREAERCLRCYRVAMVAIS from the coding sequence TTGGCTCAGGTTGTTTTTTCCAGTTGGGGACGAGAGGTCGTGGATAACCGCAAGGGCGGTGAAGTGGATCTGGCCACCCTCAAGCTCAAGCTTCCCGAGAGATATCTTGACGACGGCAAGGTCGGGGCCTTCATGGGCTGGGACGGCATTATTCTCCTCGACCCCGAGACCGACATCGTCGCCATGGCCGCCGAATACATGAAGCGGGTGCAGCAGAACTACTGCTGCGGCAAGTGCACACCCGGAAAGAAGGGGACGCGGGTCCTGCAGGACACCCTGGCCCGGATCCTCGCCGGTCACGGCGAGGAGCGGGATCTGGAGGTCATCGAGGAGCTCTCGACCCTCCTGGAGAGCTGCAAGTGCACCCTGTGCATGACTTCGGCCGTTCCGGTCATCGATACCGTCAAACACTTCCGCGACGACTATCTCGCCTATATCCGCGGCGAGCGCAAGCCGAAGTTGGCCGCCTCCTACAAGGAAAAACTCACCGCGCCCTGCATGGACAAGTGTCCGGCCCATATCGACATCCCCGCCTACATCGAAGAGATCAAGGAATACCGCTTCGACGAGTCCCTCTCCGCCATCCGCCGCAACATGCCGATTCCCGCGGTCTGCGGCCGGGTCTGTCCCCACCCCTGCGAAAAGGCCTGTCGCCGCGCCCTGGTCGATGAACCGATCAGCATCATGGTTCTCAAGCGCGTCGCCGCCGACCACGAATGGATGCACCACAAGCAGCCGCCGATGGTCCCCGCCCCCCGCAAGGACAAGAAGGTCTGCGTCGTCGGCGCTGGCCCGGCGGGGGTGACCTGCGCCTACTACCTTCTTCTCGAAGGCTACCAGGTGACGATCCTCGACATGCTGTCCGAGCCGGGGGGGACGGTGGCCGTCGGCATCCCCGACTACCGCATGCCCCGTCATCTCCTGCGCCGCGATATCGAAATCATCACCAATCTCGGCGGCGAAATCCGCTTCAACACCAAGCTCGGCCGCGACGTCTCCCTCAAGGAGCTCAAGGAGCAATACGATGCGGTCTTTCTCGGCACCGGCGCCTTCAAGTCGAAGCCGATGGGGGTCGAAGGGGAGGACGAAGGCTACGAGGGGTTCTCGGCCGGAGGGATCAACTACCTGCGGGAAGTGGCTCTCGGCGAACCGATCAAAACGCCGAAACGGGTCATCGTCGTCGGCGGCGGCAATACGGCCATTGACTGCGTCCGCGTCGCCCTGCGCGAAGGAGCCGAGGAGTCGATTCTCGTCTATCGCCGGACCCGCCATGAGATGCCCGCCGAGTCCTACGAGGTCGACGACGCCGAAGAGGAGAACGTCCAGTTCGAGTTCCTGCGCAATCCGACCCGGCTGATCGCCGAAAACGGCAAGATCGTCGGCGTCGAAGTGGTGGTCATGGAACTCGGCGAGCCCGACGAGTCGGGGCGCCGTCGGCCGGCGCCGAAACCGGGGAGCGAGTACGTCATCCCCTGCGACATGGTCATCCCGGCCATCGGCCAGGATCCGGACCTCTCCTATCTCGGCGAGGAGGATTTCGGCATCAAGCAGACCCGCTGGAACAGCATCGTCACCCACGGCGGCACCATGATGACCGACTGCGAAGGTGTCTTCGCCGGCGGCGACTGCGAATACGGGGCGATGACCGTGGTGGTTGCGGTCGGTCACGGGCGGCGCGCTGCCCGGGTCATGAGCCGCTGGCTCTCGGAAGGAAAGGCCTTCCTCGACGAGGAGGACGCCATGGAAGATATCCTCAATCAGCTCGGAGTCTTCGACGACAAGGAGCAGGTCGGCATTCTCGGCGGGCTTCACCGCGAGCATCAGCCCAAGGTCGCGGGTGCGGAGCGGGCGCACAATTACGAGGAGATCGAACTGGCGATGCCCGAGAGCCAGGCCGTGCGGGAGGCCGAACGTTGCCTGCGCTGCTATCGGGTGGCGATGGTGGCCATCAGCTAA